From one Lotus japonicus ecotype B-129 chromosome 3, LjGifu_v1.2 genomic stretch:
- the LOC130743925 gene encoding uncharacterized protein LOC130743925 produces the protein MSLMIIKRGILEVFRGTISKEIKSAKDFLAEIEKCFAKRDKAKTSTLLQNLISMKYQGKGNIREYIMGMSNIASKLKALNLEMSNDLLIHLVLFSLAAQFSQFKITYNCQKEKWSLNELISFCVQKEERLKQENK, from the coding sequence ATGAGTCTCATGATCATTAAGCGCGGCATTCTTGAGGTCTTTAGGGGTACTATCTCGAAAGAGATAAAAAGTGCCAAAGATTTCCTTGCTGAAATTGAAAAGTGCTTTGCAAAAAGAGATAAGGCGAAAACAAGTACTCttcttcagaacttgatttcCATGAAATATCAGGGCAAAGGAAATATAAGGGAATACATTATGGGCATGTCAAATATTGCTTCAAAACTTAAGGCACTAAATCTTGAGATGTCGAATGACTTGCTCATTCATTTAGTATTGTTTTCTCTTGCTGCACAGTTCAGTCAGTTTAAGATAACTTATAACTGTCAAAAGGAGAAGTGGTCTCTTAACGAGCTCATTTCATTTTGTGTGCAAAAAGAGGAAAGGTTGAagcaagaaaataaataa
- the LOC130749251 gene encoding protein transport protein Sec61 subunit beta-like translates to MALGGGNPQRGSAAATASMRRRKPAGGAAAGGAAGNMLQFYTDDAPGLKISPNVVLVMSIGFIAFVAILHVMGKLYFVRREA, encoded by the coding sequence ATGGCTTTAGGTGGAGGAAACCCCCAAAGAGGAAGTGCTGCAGCTACTGCAAGCATGAGGAGAAGGAAACCAGCTGGTGGTGCGGCCGCGGGAGGAGCAGCCGGGAACATGCTTCAATTTTACACTGATGATGCCCCTGGACTCAAGATCTCCCCAAATGTGGTTCTTGTAATGAGCATTGGCTTTATAGCATTTGTTGCCATTCTTCATGTGATGGGCAAGCTATATTTTGTGCGTAGGGAGGCATAG